A stretch of the Desulfovibrio sp. X2 genome encodes the following:
- a CDS encoding ribonucleoside triphosphate reductase, with the protein METWSTDRIANAILKALKASGIKDPLLARRLARKVEIKLEGVDVPEQEQLQDLVETVLMESRLFDVARRYIVYREKRRQLREQKQAYVDIQETIDNYINKADWRVNENANMTHSFQGLMLHLSGTVQARYALEKYPEEIRAAHQHGYFHIHDLSFGLAGYCAGWSLRDLLLEGFNLEGRSSAGPARHFDSILGQMVNFLGTLQNEWAGAQAFNNVDTYLAPFIRADGLDYEQVRQAMQKFVFNLNTTSRWGGQSPFTNLTFDLKAPKHIAKEAVIVGGKMLDSTYGDYQAEMDMINKAFVEVMLAGDFHGRIFSFPIPTYNVTPDFPWESEIGELLLQMTAKYGAPYFQNFINSDLDPEDVRSMCCRLQMDLRELRKKTGGLFGAGDLTGSIGVVTLNLPKLAYLAQGEEDFLDLITEYAELARDSLEFKRKLVNDNLERGLFPWTKRYLKNGYKAHFSTIGLVGGHEACLNLLGKGIQTEAGVRLMQHALEHLQGLTRRFQEETGNLYNLEATPAEGTSYRLAKIDKSLYEGIAASGNGTPYYTNSTCLPVGETADVFYALEHQNMLQPMYTGGTVFHSFLGEAVADTKALRSFIVKAFTKTKIPYLSITPTFSVCKEHGYIRGEQFECPDCGAETEVFTRIVGYYRPVSQWNKGKKAEYMDRIVFSDISADIIC; encoded by the coding sequence CTGGAGACGTGGTCCACGGACCGCATCGCGAACGCCATCCTCAAGGCCCTGAAGGCCAGCGGGATCAAGGACCCGCTTCTCGCCAGGCGCCTCGCCCGTAAGGTCGAGATCAAGCTCGAGGGCGTGGACGTCCCCGAGCAGGAGCAGCTCCAGGATCTGGTCGAGACCGTGCTCATGGAGTCGCGTCTCTTCGACGTGGCCCGCCGCTACATCGTCTACCGCGAGAAGCGCCGCCAGCTGCGCGAGCAGAAGCAGGCGTACGTGGACATCCAGGAGACGATCGACAACTACATCAACAAGGCGGACTGGCGCGTCAACGAGAACGCCAACATGACCCACTCCTTCCAGGGGCTCATGCTGCACCTCTCGGGCACGGTCCAGGCCCGCTACGCCCTGGAGAAGTATCCGGAGGAGATCCGCGCCGCGCATCAGCACGGCTACTTCCACATCCACGACCTGTCCTTCGGCCTGGCCGGCTACTGCGCGGGCTGGAGCCTGCGCGACCTGCTGCTCGAGGGCTTCAACCTGGAAGGCCGCTCCTCGGCCGGTCCGGCGCGCCACTTCGACTCCATCCTCGGACAGATGGTCAACTTCCTGGGCACGCTGCAGAACGAATGGGCCGGGGCCCAGGCCTTCAACAACGTGGACACGTACCTCGCGCCCTTCATCCGGGCGGACGGCCTGGACTACGAGCAGGTGCGCCAGGCCATGCAGAAGTTCGTCTTCAACCTGAACACGACCTCGCGCTGGGGCGGCCAGTCGCCCTTCACCAACCTGACCTTCGACCTCAAGGCCCCGAAGCACATCGCCAAGGAGGCGGTCATCGTGGGCGGGAAGATGCTCGACTCCACCTACGGCGACTACCAGGCCGAGATGGACATGATCAACAAGGCCTTCGTGGAGGTCATGCTCGCGGGCGACTTCCACGGCCGCATCTTCTCCTTCCCCATCCCGACCTACAACGTCACCCCGGACTTCCCCTGGGAGTCCGAGATCGGCGAGCTGCTCCTGCAGATGACCGCCAAGTACGGCGCGCCCTACTTCCAGAACTTCATCAACTCCGACCTCGACCCCGAGGACGTGCGCTCCATGTGCTGCCGCCTGCAGATGGACCTGCGCGAGCTGCGCAAGAAGACCGGCGGCCTGTTCGGCGCGGGCGACCTGACCGGCTCCATCGGCGTGGTCACCCTGAACCTGCCCAAGCTCGCCTACCTCGCCCAGGGCGAGGAGGACTTCCTCGACCTGATCACCGAGTACGCCGAGCTCGCGCGCGACTCCCTGGAGTTCAAGCGCAAGCTGGTCAACGACAACCTCGAGCGCGGCCTCTTCCCCTGGACCAAGCGCTACCTGAAGAACGGCTACAAGGCCCACTTCTCGACCATCGGCCTGGTGGGCGGCCACGAGGCCTGCCTGAACCTGCTCGGCAAGGGCATCCAGACCGAGGCGGGCGTCCGCCTCATGCAGCACGCCCTGGAGCACCTGCAGGGCCTCACGCGCCGCTTCCAGGAGGAGACGGGCAACCTCTACAACCTCGAGGCCACTCCGGCCGAGGGCACGAGCTACCGCCTGGCCAAGATCGACAAGTCGCTCTACGAGGGCATCGCGGCCTCGGGCAACGGCACGCCCTACTACACCAACTCCACCTGCCTGCCCGTGGGCGAGACCGCGGACGTCTTCTACGCCCTGGAGCACCAGAACATGCTCCAGCCCATGTACACCGGCGGCACGGTCTTCCACTCCTTCCTGGGCGAGGCCGTGGCCGACACCAAGGCGCTGCGGAGCTTCATCGTCAAGGCCTTCACCAAGACCAAGATCCCCTACCTCTCCATCACCCCGACCTTCTCGGTGTGCAAGGAGCACGGCTACATCCGGGGCGAGCAGTTCGAGTGCCCGGACTGCGGCGCCGAGACCGAGGTCTTCACGCGCATCGTGGGCTACTACCGCCCGGTGTCGCAGTGGAACAAGGGCAAGAAGGCCGAGTACATGGACCGCATCGTCTTCTCCGACATCAGCGCGGACATCATCTGCTGA
- a CDS encoding methyl-accepting chemotaxis protein, translated as MKNLKLGIKMGLGFGLLIVIACVLGGLAVYSMRGVSQDADRLDTQFVPEVAKANGLERAYRAAMLETRTLSFTGDEETLQAVRRTMGEVKEALRKVEEHAQAFPQLTILRENVAKAKEKIALYESLSDETAALQAGIAKDRDKLDTAGQQYMRNCTTFLADQNTSMEREIQAKAPPQVLAERLQKITWVNEIIAVGNDTRVRNFKSQAMRDPEMAKAALANFPRIDELLGKLRSITHKENNLQQIELTKKAADDYHAAMAALLDASVKLDEVTVRRNKAAAEVLTACRETADAGMEHTSKIAHESVISLNRASSVMVSGLAVALLLGIVLAVYLTRSITRPVIMGVDFAKAMAGGDFSQRLNIDQKDEVGVLAGALNDMVERIGQVVAEVRGGAENVASGSQELSASSETLSQGATEQAASVEEISSSMEEMASNIRQNAENARQTEKIALQSAKDAEDGGQAVTETVSAMKEIAEKISIIEEIARQTNLLALNAAIEAARAGEHGKGFAVVAAEVRKLAERSGQAAGEISELSGRSVEVAEKAGGMLSRMVPDIKRTADLVQEIAAASAEQDAGAEQINKAVQQLDKVVQQNASGAEEMASTSEELSSQAEQLQSTISFFRIGADEGTPGGVKHAAHKAGPRALAARTPARPARSAPSGLALEMDEDAADGDEGFERF; from the coding sequence ATGAAAAACCTCAAGTTGGGGATCAAGATGGGGCTCGGCTTCGGCCTGCTCATCGTCATTGCCTGCGTGCTCGGCGGGCTGGCCGTCTACAGCATGCGCGGCGTCAGCCAGGATGCGGACAGGCTGGACACGCAGTTCGTGCCCGAAGTGGCCAAGGCCAACGGGCTCGAGCGCGCCTACAGGGCCGCCATGCTCGAGACGCGCACCCTCTCCTTCACGGGCGACGAGGAGACCCTGCAGGCCGTGCGCCGGACCATGGGCGAGGTCAAGGAGGCCTTGCGCAAGGTCGAGGAGCATGCGCAGGCATTTCCGCAGCTGACGATCCTGCGCGAGAACGTGGCCAAGGCCAAGGAAAAGATCGCGCTGTACGAGTCCCTGAGCGACGAGACGGCCGCGCTGCAGGCGGGCATCGCCAAGGACCGCGACAAGCTCGACACCGCGGGGCAGCAGTACATGCGGAATTGCACCACCTTCCTGGCCGACCAGAACACGAGCATGGAGCGGGAGATACAGGCAAAGGCCCCCCCCCAGGTCCTGGCCGAGCGGCTGCAGAAGATCACCTGGGTCAACGAGATCATCGCTGTGGGCAACGACACGCGGGTCAGGAACTTCAAGTCCCAGGCCATGCGCGATCCCGAGATGGCCAAGGCCGCCTTGGCCAACTTCCCGAGGATCGACGAACTGCTGGGCAAGCTGCGCTCGATCACGCACAAGGAGAACAACCTGCAGCAGATCGAGCTGACCAAGAAGGCGGCGGACGACTACCATGCGGCCATGGCCGCGCTGTTGGACGCCTCGGTCAAGTTGGATGAGGTCACGGTGAGGCGCAACAAGGCCGCCGCCGAGGTCTTGACCGCCTGTCGCGAGACGGCCGACGCAGGCATGGAGCACACCTCCAAGATCGCCCACGAGTCCGTGATATCGCTGAACCGGGCCTCCTCGGTCATGGTCAGCGGGCTGGCCGTGGCCCTGCTCCTCGGTATCGTCCTGGCCGTCTACCTGACGCGCTCCATCACCCGGCCGGTGATCATGGGCGTGGACTTCGCCAAGGCCATGGCCGGGGGCGACTTCAGCCAGCGCCTGAACATCGACCAGAAGGACGAGGTGGGCGTGCTCGCGGGCGCGCTGAACGACATGGTCGAGCGCATCGGCCAGGTCGTGGCCGAGGTGCGCGGCGGGGCGGAGAACGTGGCCTCCGGCAGCCAGGAGCTCTCCGCCTCCTCCGAGACCCTCTCGCAGGGGGCCACGGAGCAGGCTGCGAGCGTGGAGGAGATCTCCTCCTCCATGGAGGAGATGGCCTCCAACATCCGGCAGAATGCCGAGAACGCCCGGCAGACAGAGAAGATCGCCCTGCAGTCGGCCAAGGACGCCGAGGACGGCGGCCAGGCCGTCACCGAGACCGTGTCTGCCATGAAGGAGATCGCGGAAAAGATCTCCATCATCGAGGAGATCGCCCGGCAGACCAACCTCCTGGCGCTGAACGCGGCCATCGAGGCGGCGCGTGCGGGCGAGCACGGCAAGGGCTTCGCCGTGGTCGCGGCCGAGGTGCGCAAGCTCGCCGAGCGCAGCGGCCAGGCCGCGGGCGAGATCAGCGAGCTCTCCGGCCGCAGCGTGGAGGTGGCCGAGAAGGCGGGCGGCATGCTCTCCAGGATGGTCCCGGACATCAAGCGCACCGCGGACCTCGTGCAGGAGATCGCCGCGGCCAGCGCCGAGCAGGACGCGGGCGCGGAGCAGATCAACAAGGCCGTGCAGCAGCTGGACAAGGTCGTGCAGCAGAACGCCTCGGGCGCCGAGGAGATGGCCTCCACCTCCGAGGAGCTCTCCAGCCAGGCCGAGCAGCTGCAGTCGACCATCTCCTTCTTCCGCATCGGCGCGGACGAGGGGACCCCCGGCGGCGTGAAGCACGCCGCGCACAAGGCGGGACCCCGCGCGCTTGCGGCGCGGACACCGGCCCGGCCTGCCCGGTCCGCGCCGAGCGGGCTTGCCCTGGAAATGGACGAGGACGCAGCCGACGGCGACGAGGGTTTCGAGCGCTTCTAG
- a CDS encoding tetratricopeptide repeat protein has product MARTIKKITILTHSETNVTTDRRSLKRLRLPQPDVLGSGAEVMEEMPTDPAHVLLVDDEMDDMSGLDFLRMLRRSPEGRLLPVVMVTQENRREQVLNAISAGCSGYVLRPYALATFERHLQMAVDSAALDEEGEAKLARAHELLSLGKFSEAAEEFRSIVDGEEESHRYFDVGMRHLQAQRYGTAMVAFNRAVALGELFAEAHKGLAHAYRGLNDTARYLEELRTAAEIYALQDRLQETKEIFVEILKADPDAVNPYNALGVELRRKGDYAGAIHAYSQALELTPDDEYLFYNIAKAYLYAGDTGQAEAFLERALRRNPGFRDARGLYSQVAGKEWDVAPPEADAEPSRPAGSLPDTDDSAPPSTLSVDG; this is encoded by the coding sequence ATGGCGCGCACAATCAAGAAGATCACCATCCTGACGCACAGCGAGACGAACGTCACCACGGACAGGCGCTCGCTGAAGCGGTTGCGCCTGCCGCAGCCCGACGTTCTCGGCAGCGGCGCCGAGGTCATGGAGGAGATGCCCACGGACCCGGCGCACGTGCTGCTCGTGGACGACGAGATGGACGACATGTCCGGCCTCGATTTCCTGCGCATGCTCAGGCGCAGCCCCGAAGGCCGCCTCCTGCCCGTGGTCATGGTCACGCAGGAGAACAGGCGCGAGCAGGTCCTGAACGCCATCTCCGCAGGCTGCTCGGGCTACGTGCTCAGGCCCTACGCCCTGGCCACCTTCGAGCGCCACCTGCAGATGGCCGTGGACTCCGCCGCCCTGGACGAGGAGGGCGAGGCCAAGCTGGCCAGGGCCCACGAGCTTTTGAGCCTCGGCAAGTTCTCCGAGGCGGCCGAGGAGTTCCGCAGCATCGTGGACGGCGAGGAGGAATCCCACCGCTATTTCGACGTGGGCATGCGCCACCTTCAGGCGCAGCGCTACGGCACGGCCATGGTCGCCTTCAACCGCGCCGTGGCCCTGGGCGAGCTCTTCGCCGAGGCCCACAAGGGACTGGCCCACGCCTACCGGGGGCTGAACGACACGGCGCGCTACCTCGAGGAGCTGCGCACGGCCGCGGAGATCTACGCCCTGCAGGACCGCCTGCAGGAGACCAAGGAGATCTTCGTGGAGATCCTGAAGGCCGATCCGGACGCCGTGAATCCCTACAACGCGCTGGGCGTGGAGCTTCGGCGCAAGGGCGATTACGCCGGGGCGATCCACGCCTACAGCCAGGCCCTGGAGCTGACCCCGGACGACGAATACCTCTTCTACAACATCGCCAAGGCCTACCTCTACGCGGGCGACACGGGACAGGCAGAGGCCTTCCTCGAGCGCGCCCTGCGCCGCAACCCGGGTTTTCGGGACGCGCGCGGGCTGTACTCCCAGGTCGCTGGCAAGGAGTGGGACGTGGCGCCGCCCGAGGCCGACGCCGAACCGAGCCGTCCTGCCGGGTCCCTGCCCGACACCGACGACTCCGCTCCGCCCTCCACCCTGTCCGTGGACGGCTGA
- a CDS encoding PP2C family protein-serine/threonine phosphatase, with protein sequence MHEEHCGKPRGAAPGRPSGGQDAVVQDEPGLARMIVSRSPVILFKRLPSPDPRLVFVSENISRFGYSAADFLEERVTWRDIVLPEDMERMRREILDHADAGSDEYSQEYRIVTRGGEVRWVHDVTTAVRGADGKIAYYQGVATDVTERKLAELSLRESEERHRRILETAAEGFMLLDPDLRIVEVNEAYARMLGYPRDALRGKTPAELATPEYARWLARNREVLLSHEHRIFEGTLRGREGRTVPVLIHANTLRDVEGRVEGHVAFVTDLTEQKRSLRLAAEVQRSLLPSEMPVVAGLDVAARSVPCEDLGGDYFDLVAGQGPDGAGLTAAVGDISGHGVDSALLMAAARGSVRQQLASGAELGAALAATNRDLFRDFLATSRFMTLLAVRLDGGGNLEWARAGQDPPLLYDPREDAFASLLGEGLPLGVLEDAPYAQEHYGPLPPGTVLALGTDGIWEASDQSGELFGKDRFMDAVRRSAQGSAAEIVEAVFAAVSEFQQALRPQDDITLVVVKTLA encoded by the coding sequence GTGCACGAGGAACACTGCGGCAAGCCCCGGGGCGCGGCGCCCGGCAGGCCTTCGGGCGGACAGGACGCCGTGGTCCAAGACGAGCCCGGACTCGCGCGGATGATCGTGTCGCGCAGCCCGGTGATCCTCTTCAAGCGCCTCCCGTCCCCGGATCCCCGGCTGGTCTTCGTCTCGGAGAACATCTCCCGCTTCGGATACTCGGCCGCGGATTTTCTGGAGGAGCGCGTGACCTGGCGCGACATCGTGCTGCCCGAGGACATGGAGCGGATGCGCCGCGAGATCCTCGACCACGCCGACGCGGGCAGCGACGAGTACTCCCAGGAGTACCGCATCGTCACCCGCGGGGGCGAGGTGCGCTGGGTGCACGACGTGACCACGGCCGTGCGCGGGGCGGACGGGAAGATCGCCTACTACCAGGGCGTGGCCACGGACGTGACGGAGCGCAAGCTGGCCGAGCTCTCGCTGCGCGAGAGCGAGGAGCGCCACCGCCGCATCCTGGAGACCGCGGCCGAGGGCTTCATGCTGCTGGACCCCGACCTGCGCATCGTCGAGGTCAACGAGGCCTACGCGCGCATGCTCGGCTACCCGCGCGACGCGCTCAGGGGCAAGACGCCCGCTGAGCTGGCCACGCCGGAATACGCGCGCTGGCTCGCGCGCAACCGCGAGGTGCTGCTCTCGCACGAGCACCGCATCTTCGAGGGCACGCTGCGCGGCAGGGAGGGGCGCACCGTGCCCGTGCTGATCCACGCCAACACCCTGCGCGACGTGGAGGGCCGCGTGGAGGGGCACGTGGCCTTCGTCACCGACCTCACGGAGCAGAAGCGCTCGCTGCGCCTGGCGGCCGAGGTCCAGCGGAGCCTCCTGCCGAGCGAGATGCCGGTGGTCGCGGGGCTCGACGTGGCGGCGCGCTCCGTGCCCTGCGAGGACCTGGGCGGCGACTATTTCGACCTCGTGGCCGGGCAGGGGCCGGACGGCGCCGGACTCACGGCCGCGGTGGGCGACATCTCGGGGCACGGCGTGGATTCGGCCCTGCTCATGGCCGCGGCGCGCGGCAGCGTGCGCCAGCAGCTGGCCAGCGGCGCGGAGCTCGGCGCCGCCCTGGCCGCGACCAACCGCGACCTCTTCCGCGACTTCCTGGCCACCTCGCGCTTCATGACGCTCCTGGCCGTGCGCCTGGACGGCGGCGGCAACCTCGAGTGGGCCCGGGCCGGGCAGGACCCTCCGCTGCTCTACGATCCGCGCGAGGACGCCTTCGCCAGCCTGCTCGGCGAGGGTCTGCCGCTCGGCGTGCTCGAGGACGCCCCCTACGCCCAGGAGCACTATGGCCCCCTGCCGCCGGGCACGGTGCTGGCGCTCGGCACGGACGGCATCTGGGAAGCGTCCGACCAGAGCGGAGAGCTCTTCGGCAAGGACCGCTTCATGGACGCGGTGCGCAGGTCCGCCCAGGGCAGCGCGGCCGAGATAGTGGAGGCCGTCTTCGCCGCGGTGAGCGAGTTCCAGCAAGCCTTGCGGCCTCAGGACGACATCACGCTCGTGGTCGTGAAGACCCTGGCCTGA
- a CDS encoding PAS domain-containing protein, with protein sequence MKSRFGILGIAAAALLVLLAAGQIVYTAEQSRADLLRLARQQAQDGAALGSCSLQGLLRSADCVLASLAEHVSRGTTSTQELQGLFARPAAQAGLDALLMADAQGNETTLYENGGARLQPGFLAALRTRLKQGGDETAVLGLSQAESGVPGLLVARLAPGPAGSRTLTAALFGQKRLGVALSGLSLDNVRVAALYTSGLRLLAASPDEPAAGGNGQAPVLDEEEQALLRGKGFLSAVTASGVVAAARIPNSDLLVAVVLDKKALLSTWFADTLRDAGGEFLLLLAALVLAVGAILSRRRLHQAARQEEESRRRTRAFLENSPYPIVRFMLDGTISEINPAALNAFGGSQEAVRAAIGKEVAEIAAHLSSEERVNFERTIETSGGTPFPAELHAWRNTADDGESHGIVVIRDITARKEEESQTLRAKRRLELVIEGAGLGYWDWNVATGEVLYSDQWQRLLGYEPGEVPPAVDFFAEMLHPDDRERVLEVNRRHMVLNSSSFAVEFRMRTKTGGYVWILGSGRAVEWDEEGRPLRAAGIHMGIGERKRLEQVREDVERMIRHDLRTPLGNSVSVAQALAMMGGLSEEQQRLVELLKESGKRAMRIISLSLDLHRMEQGEYELLRAPCDLLAVFGSIRREQAALLSAKSAAIEVLVDGRPPREGESFEVQGECDLLQCLFDNLVKNALEAMPAGTSLRVALHFENGTARIKLHNQGTVPKDVRANFFEKYSTSGKPGGTGIGTYIARLVARTHGGDVAFTTSETEGTTLHVILPRA encoded by the coding sequence ATGAAGTCCCGCTTCGGCATCCTGGGCATTGCGGCGGCGGCGCTTCTCGTGCTTCTGGCCGCGGGGCAGATCGTCTACACGGCCGAGCAGAGCCGCGCGGACCTCCTGCGCCTCGCCAGGCAGCAGGCCCAGGACGGGGCGGCGCTGGGCAGCTGCAGCCTGCAGGGGCTGCTGCGCAGCGCGGACTGCGTGCTCGCAAGCCTGGCCGAGCACGTGAGTCGGGGCACGACCTCGACGCAGGAACTGCAGGGGCTCTTCGCCCGGCCCGCGGCCCAGGCAGGCCTCGACGCCCTGCTCATGGCGGATGCGCAGGGAAACGAGACCACGCTCTACGAGAACGGCGGCGCCCGTCTTCAGCCCGGGTTCCTCGCGGCCCTCAGGACGCGCCTGAAGCAGGGCGGCGACGAGACGGCCGTGCTCGGCCTGAGCCAGGCCGAAAGCGGCGTGCCCGGCCTGCTCGTGGCCCGGCTCGCGCCGGGTCCGGCAGGCTCCCGCACCCTGACGGCCGCGCTGTTCGGCCAAAAGCGGCTCGGAGTCGCCCTTTCCGGCCTGTCCCTGGACAACGTCCGGGTCGCGGCCCTGTACACCTCGGGCCTGCGCCTTCTGGCAGCCTCCCCTGACGAGCCTGCCGCCGGGGGAAACGGGCAGGCGCCCGTGCTCGACGAGGAGGAGCAGGCGCTCCTGCGCGGCAAGGGATTCCTCTCCGCGGTCACCGCCTCGGGCGTCGTCGCCGCTGCGCGGATCCCGAACAGCGACCTGCTGGTGGCCGTGGTCCTGGACAAGAAGGCCCTGCTCTCCACCTGGTTCGCGGACACCCTGCGCGACGCCGGAGGCGAATTCCTTCTTCTGCTCGCGGCCCTGGTCCTGGCCGTGGGCGCGATCCTCTCCAGGCGGCGGCTGCACCAGGCAGCCCGGCAGGAGGAGGAAAGCCGCCGACGGACCCGGGCATTCCTCGAGAACTCGCCCTACCCCATCGTCCGCTTCATGCTCGACGGCACCATTTCCGAAATCAACCCCGCAGCCCTGAATGCCTTCGGCGGCTCGCAGGAAGCGGTACGCGCGGCCATCGGGAAAGAGGTCGCGGAGATCGCCGCGCATCTCTCCTCCGAGGAGCGCGTGAACTTCGAGCGGACGATCGAGACGTCCGGGGGCACTCCCTTCCCCGCCGAGCTCCATGCCTGGCGCAACACCGCCGACGACGGCGAATCCCACGGCATCGTGGTCATCCGCGACATCACCGCCCGCAAGGAGGAGGAGAGCCAGACCCTGCGCGCCAAGCGGCGCCTGGAGCTGGTCATCGAGGGCGCGGGGCTCGGCTACTGGGACTGGAACGTGGCAACGGGCGAGGTGCTCTACAGCGACCAGTGGCAGCGCCTGCTCGGCTACGAGCCGGGCGAGGTCCCGCCTGCCGTCGATTTCTTCGCGGAGATGCTGCACCCCGACGACCGCGAGCGCGTCCTCGAGGTCAACAGGCGGCACATGGTGCTGAACTCCTCCTCCTTCGCCGTGGAATTCCGCATGCGGACCAAAACCGGGGGCTACGTCTGGATACTCGGCTCGGGCAGGGCCGTGGAGTGGGACGAGGAAGGCAGGCCGCTGCGCGCCGCGGGCATCCACATGGGAATCGGCGAGCGCAAGCGGCTCGAGCAGGTCAGGGAGGACGTGGAGCGCATGATCCGCCACGACCTGCGCACGCCGCTCGGCAACTCCGTGTCCGTAGCCCAGGCCCTGGCCATGATGGGCGGCCTCTCGGAGGAGCAGCAGCGCCTCGTGGAGCTGCTCAAGGAATCGGGCAAGCGGGCCATGCGCATCATCAGCCTCTCCCTGGATCTGCACCGCATGGAGCAGGGGGAATACGAGCTTTTGCGCGCGCCGTGCGACCTCCTGGCGGTCTTCGGCTCCATCCGGCGCGAGCAGGCGGCCCTGCTTTCGGCCAAGTCGGCCGCCATCGAGGTGCTGGTGGACGGCCGCCCTCCGCGGGAGGGCGAATCCTTCGAGGTCCAGGGCGAATGCGACCTGCTGCAGTGCCTCTTCGACAACCTGGTGAAGAACGCGCTGGAGGCCATGCCCGCGGGCACATCCCTGCGCGTCGCGCTGCATTTCGAGAACGGCACGGCGCGCATCAAGCTGCACAACCAGGGCACGGTGCCCAAGGACGTGCGCGCGAACTTCTTCGAGAAGTACAGCACCTCGGGCAAGCCGGGCGGCACGGGCATCGGGACCTACATCGCGCGGCTTGTGGCCCGCACCCACGGCGGCGACGTCGCCTTCACCACCTCGGAGACCGAGGGCACCACCCTGCACGTGATCCTGCCGCGCGCCTGA
- a CDS encoding MOSC domain-containing protein, with the protein MSKSLSSPSATHGRVAAVCTSERKGISKMPVERITLVVEYGVQGDAHGGGERQVSLLSAEEVARVAAEHPKIGPGAYAENILVEGLDPAALPVGAKLRVGRDVLLEITQIGKRCHDKCAIHSLVGSCIMPKKGVFARVLAGGTARPGDEVALVD; encoded by the coding sequence ATGTCCAAGTCCCTGTCCAGTCCGTCCGCCACCCACGGCCGCGTGGCCGCGGTCTGCACGAGCGAGCGCAAGGGCATCTCCAAGATGCCGGTGGAGCGCATCACCCTGGTCGTGGAATACGGGGTGCAGGGAGACGCCCACGGCGGCGGAGAACGCCAGGTGAGCCTCCTGTCGGCCGAGGAGGTGGCCCGCGTGGCCGCCGAGCATCCGAAGATCGGCCCCGGCGCCTATGCCGAGAACATCCTCGTCGAGGGGCTGGACCCGGCCGCGCTGCCCGTGGGCGCGAAGCTCCGCGTGGGCCGCGACGTGCTGCTCGAGATCACCCAGATCGGCAAGCGCTGCCACGACAAGTGCGCCATCCACTCCCTCGTGGGCTCCTGCATCATGCCCAAGAAGGGCGTCTTCGCCCGCGTGCTGGCGGGCGGCACGGCCCGGCCCGGGGACGAGGTCGCGCTCGTGGACTGA
- a CDS encoding anaerobic ribonucleoside-triphosphate reductase activating protein — protein sequence MFDIPADAWGHLRGIQPLSLCDWPGRPCAVLFLGGCNLRCPTCHNFGLAWEPETLPVLYKPDVLNFLSRRAGWLEGVTVSGGEPTAVPHLADFLRDIRAAGMPVKLDSNGMRPEIIAEVLAAGLVEEVHVDVKGPWAKYPALTGRHATAEEAEERLSRIFDLARSRPGVFTFRCTRVPLLDDDDIAAVRACLPAGHVLTINAYVPPRRSHAQPDPEKRRVPGDVVHGPHRERHPQGPEGQRDQGPASRQAPRP from the coding sequence ATGTTCGACATTCCGGCAGACGCCTGGGGACACCTGAGAGGCATACAGCCCTTGAGCCTGTGCGACTGGCCCGGCCGTCCCTGCGCCGTCCTCTTCCTCGGCGGCTGCAACCTGCGCTGTCCCACCTGCCACAACTTCGGCCTGGCCTGGGAGCCCGAGACCCTGCCCGTGCTCTACAAGCCGGACGTGCTCAACTTTCTTTCCCGCCGCGCCGGGTGGCTCGAGGGCGTCACCGTCTCCGGGGGCGAGCCCACGGCCGTGCCGCATCTGGCGGACTTCCTGCGCGACATCCGCGCCGCGGGCATGCCCGTGAAGCTCGACTCCAACGGCATGCGGCCCGAGATCATCGCCGAGGTCCTGGCCGCAGGCCTCGTCGAGGAGGTCCACGTGGACGTCAAGGGTCCGTGGGCCAAGTACCCCGCCCTGACGGGCAGGCACGCCACGGCCGAAGAGGCCGAGGAGCGGCTCTCCCGCATCTTCGACCTCGCCCGAAGCCGCCCCGGGGTCTTCACCTTCCGCTGCACCCGCGTGCCCCTGCTCGACGACGACGACATCGCGGCCGTGCGGGCCTGTCTGCCCGCAGGCCACGTCCTGACCATCAACGCCTATGTTCCCCCCAGGAGGAGTCATGCCCAGCCAGATCCGGAAAAGAGACGGGTGCCTGGAGACGTGGTCCACGGACCGCATCGCGAACGCCATCCTCAAGGCCCTGAAGGCCAGCGGGATCAAGGACCCGCTTCTCGCCAGGCGCCTCGCCCGTAA